The segment CTGTTGCGTTGCTGATCATGGCCATAGGTATGTCATTAGGAGGAACTACGGGCTATGCCATCAATCCTGCAAGGGATCTGGGGCCGCGCCTGGCACATGCCATATTACCGATAAAAGGAAAGAGGGACAGCGATTGGGCATATTCATGGATACCTGTTTGCGGTCCTGTTTGCGGTGCCCTGTTGGCAGCGTTATTATTTAATTGTCTGTAGTCGTTGTCTGATCTGCAGCATTTTTTGTATATATCCTTTTTCCAAAAATAGTCGATCCTATCCGTATCATGGTGGCACCTTCTTCAATGGCTATTTTATAGTCATCGGACATACCCATGGATAATTCACAAAATGATACTTCCGAAGCAAAATAATCCTGTTTGATCCGTTTGAATAATTGAGCAAGGTGCCGGAATTCATGACGGATGATATTCTGATCTTCCGTGTAAGTCGCCATACCCATTAGTCCACAAATGCGAATGTGATTTAGATCCTTTAGCTTTGGGTTTTTAAGTAAATGAAGTATCTCGCTTTCGGAGAATCCGAATTTTTGTTCTTCCCTGGCAATATGTATCTGCATCAGACAATCGATCACCCGGTTATGTTTTTGCGCATGCTTATTGATTTCTTCCAGTAACCGGAGCGAATCTATTGTTTGTATCATCTGTATGAATGGCGCAATATATTTTACTTTATTGGTTTGTAGATGACCAATAAAATGCCATTCCACACCGGATAAGTGTTGATGCTTTTCCGTTAATTCCTGTACTTTATTTTCACCAAAACGTAATTGACCGGCTTGTATGGCTTCCCGGATTTCTTCAATACTTTTGGTTTTACTGACTGCAATTAATTGTACATTAGGAGGAATGATCGACCTTAATTGATGGATATTTTCTGAAATATGTTCCATGATAAAGAATACCGGTTTTCAAAACCATAAAATTAATGCTTTTATTCTTCATAACCAATCAGATTCAGTACAATAAAAGCGTATTTGTGAAACTTTTAATCATTTTGTGCGTATATTTGTAGAATATAGGATGCGGTTCGGCAATTTTTTGAAAGCAAGCTTTCTACAATTGCTCTCACCTTTCACTATATTTGTAGAATAGAGACAATCAAG is part of the Bacteroidales bacterium genome and harbors:
- a CDS encoding YggS family pyridoxal phosphate-dependent enzyme is translated as MEHISENIHQLRSIIPPNVQLIAVSKTKSIEEIREAIQAGQLRFGENKVQELTEKHQHLSGVEWHFIGHLQTNKVKYIAPFIQMIQTIDSLRLLEEINKHAQKHNRVIDCLMQIHIAREEQKFGFSESEILHLLKNPKLKDLNHIRICGLMGMATYTEDQNIIRHEFRHLAQLFKRIKQDYFASEVSFCELSMGMSDDYKIAIEEGATMIRIGSTIFGKRIYTKNAADQTTTTDN